One segment of Nostoc flagelliforme CCNUN1 DNA contains the following:
- a CDS encoding efflux RND transporter periplasmic adaptor subunit: MTSPEPQTDFGEKAPQDSFEPPSGKRRWLWILAGLLLLGGGATLVWRLLTPQNLAPSTANAQPQGVRVKISTVQSGIIEESSNFIASLKSQRSVTLQPRIQGQVTQIFVKSGDPVAQGAAILQVDPTSQAGISGSNAVPQGFLVQLENARATLKSLEAQRPSYVANVQLYQQNYEKFVALAEEGAVSRQTRNQFGNRLANAKANLEAIDSRIQAQRANILQAERTLQQANVNIPQQGNIQSDKITAPFSGTVGNIAVKVGDLVNTSTQLVNIAQNRPLEVNISVPLQQGPQLRKGMPVEVMNTQGQKLGRSRVFFIAPTANNETQGILIKALFDNPNGQLRADQLVRARVFWNQRPGVLIPTTAMTRVGGDTFVYVVETETSPQGVSQQVARQKRVKLGETKGNNYQVIEGLQPEDKVIISGLLNLRDGVAIAPET; encoded by the coding sequence ATGACATCCCCTGAGCCTCAAACTGATTTTGGAGAAAAAGCTCCACAAGACTCATTTGAGCCACCTTCTGGAAAACGGCGGTGGCTTTGGATTTTAGCTGGACTACTATTGTTAGGGGGCGGAGCAACTCTAGTTTGGCGTTTGCTCACTCCGCAAAATTTAGCACCTTCAACTGCTAATGCTCAACCTCAAGGGGTAAGAGTCAAAATATCGACAGTACAAAGCGGCATTATTGAGGAAAGTTCAAATTTTATTGCTAGCCTAAAATCCCAGCGCTCAGTCACGCTCCAGCCGAGGATTCAGGGCCAAGTTACTCAGATATTTGTCAAATCGGGAGATCCAGTCGCACAAGGAGCGGCAATTCTCCAAGTAGATCCTACGTCACAAGCAGGTATCAGTGGAAGCAATGCTGTGCCTCAAGGATTTTTAGTGCAACTGGAAAATGCCCGCGCTACACTCAAATCTCTGGAAGCACAACGACCATCCTACGTTGCAAATGTGCAATTGTACCAGCAGAATTACGAAAAGTTTGTCGCCCTAGCTGAGGAAGGAGCCGTGTCTCGACAGACTCGCAATCAGTTTGGTAATAGGCTCGCCAATGCTAAGGCTAATCTTGAGGCAATTGATTCTAGAATTCAAGCACAACGAGCCAACATATTGCAGGCTGAAAGAACTTTGCAGCAAGCTAATGTAAATATTCCACAACAAGGGAACATCCAGTCTGACAAAATTACCGCTCCCTTTAGTGGCACTGTTGGCAATATCGCTGTGAAAGTAGGTGATTTAGTTAATACTTCTACACAATTAGTTAATATCGCGCAAAATCGACCTTTAGAAGTCAACATCTCTGTGCCATTACAGCAAGGGCCTCAATTGCGTAAGGGAATGCCAGTGGAGGTTATGAACACACAAGGTCAAAAGCTTGGTAGAAGTAGGGTATTTTTCATTGCACCTACTGCCAATAATGAAACACAAGGAATATTGATCAAAGCACTTTTTGACAACCCTAACGGTCAGTTACGTGCAGATCAATTGGTAAGGGCTAGAGTGTTCTGGAATCAGCGCCCTGGAGTTTTAATTCCCACAACAGCAATGACTCGTGTAGGTGGAGACACTTTTGTTTATGTAGTTGAAACAGAAACATCTCCCCAAGGTGTATCTCAACAAGTAGCTCGGCAAAAGCGAGTGAAGCTAGGCGAGACCAAAGGTAATAATTACCAAGTTATTGAAGGTTTACAGCCAGAAGATAAAGTTATTATCTCAGGGTTGCTCAATCTCAGGGATGGTGTTGCGATCGCTCCAGAAACTTAA
- a CDS encoding bromodomain-containing protein, with protein MDLKYKWKNGYRPSRDEAARNPHLLDESQFDNEQDRKLAEESARKHLGIPAPTLDEDKPILPH; from the coding sequence ATGGACTTGAAGTACAAGTGGAAAAATGGCTATCGACCAAGCCGAGATGAAGCGGCAAGAAATCCTCATTTGTTAGATGAGAGTCAGTTCGATAACGAGCAAGACCGAAAGCTAGCTGAAGAATCTGCAAGAAAGCATTTGGGTATACCAGCACCAACCTTAGACGAAGATAAGCCAATACTACCTCATTAG
- a CDS encoding glycoside hydrolase family 10 protein: protein MVSIATPFSDIQNHWARLFITALAQRRIVNGLPNGTYRPDNSVTRAEFAAIIANAFPTVSKKRQYVPFVDVPTNYWAAAAIQAAYEKAFLSGFPDKTFRSANRITRVEVLVSLVGGLEIASKVKPDLLSQLPQIYQDSVQIPGYGRNQVAIATSAGLVASFPNIKLLNPNLAATRADVAVIIYQALVYLGQAEKIASSYLVQPPTPTPTPTPIPTPTPTPIPTPTPAPVGSVRVSHSREFRGAWVACVWNSNWPSKAGLSVAQQKAELSEIISKLQALNFNALIFQVRPEGDALYESQLEPWSAWITGTQGKAPEPFYDPLAFAIAECHKRNIELHAWFNPYRASTSTDPAKTVRPHIAATNPESVYLWKTQRWMDPGLKIVQDRAYNVILDVVKRYDVDGIHLDDYFYPYPIEGQPFPDDKTYAAYKAAGGTLSLGDWRRDNVNRMVQRLWLGIKATKPDVKFGISPFGIYRPGQPTGITGLDAYNVLYADAKKWLAEGWIDYIAPQLYWRTDQPQQSYSALLKWWTQVNTKQRHVYAGNNLTEPSNKSRESDEIEKQVKISRSQAGQLSLGNIFFNVGVLTENSQGIADKFQSLLYNKPALPPTLSWEDTTPPPPPIELQVNNRKLSWQPGDNQPVRSWTLYRQTGDTWTIQRILSAGTTFATVQQAGTYAVCAVDRLANESVGTVITVS from the coding sequence ATGGTATCTATTGCTACTCCCTTCTCGGATATTCAAAACCATTGGGCACGCTTATTTATTACAGCCTTAGCCCAACGTCGTATTGTCAATGGGTTGCCTAACGGTACTTATCGCCCCGATAACTCTGTTACCCGCGCTGAATTTGCCGCCATTATCGCCAACGCATTTCCCACAGTTTCTAAGAAGCGGCAGTATGTCCCCTTTGTTGATGTACCCACTAATTATTGGGCAGCAGCAGCCATTCAAGCAGCTTACGAAAAAGCATTTCTTAGCGGGTTTCCTGATAAAACTTTCCGTTCAGCTAACAGAATTACTAGGGTGGAAGTTTTAGTTTCTTTGGTAGGAGGCTTAGAAATTGCCAGCAAGGTAAAACCTGACCTCCTGTCACAACTTCCACAAATTTATCAAGATTCTGTTCAAATTCCTGGTTATGGTAGAAATCAGGTAGCTATTGCCACCAGCGCTGGATTAGTGGCTAGTTTCCCAAATATTAAATTACTCAATCCCAATCTCGCAGCCACCCGTGCAGATGTGGCAGTGATTATTTATCAAGCTTTGGTGTATTTAGGTCAGGCAGAAAAAATTGCCTCTAGTTATTTAGTGCAGCCGCCAACACCAACACCAACGCCAACACCAATACCCACACCAACACCCACACCAATACCCACGCCGACACCTGCCCCTGTCGGTAGCGTTAGGGTAAGTCATAGCCGGGAATTCCGGGGAGCGTGGGTAGCATGTGTGTGGAATAGTAATTGGCCTTCCAAGGCAGGACTTTCTGTTGCCCAACAAAAAGCTGAACTCAGCGAGATTATTAGTAAATTACAAGCGCTAAACTTCAATGCCCTTATTTTCCAAGTGCGGCCAGAGGGAGACGCTTTATATGAATCTCAATTAGAGCCTTGGAGTGCTTGGATTACAGGAACTCAGGGGAAAGCACCAGAACCATTTTATGATCCTTTAGCGTTTGCGATCGCAGAATGTCATAAGCGCAATATTGAACTTCATGCTTGGTTCAACCCCTACCGCGCCAGCACTTCCACCGACCCAGCTAAAACAGTCCGTCCCCACATAGCAGCTACCAATCCAGAAAGCGTTTATTTGTGGAAAACTCAACGCTGGATGGACCCCGGACTGAAAATAGTTCAGGATAGAGCTTACAACGTAATTCTCGATGTAGTGAAGCGCTACGATGTTGATGGCATTCACTTAGATGATTATTTTTATCCATATCCCATCGAGGGACAACCTTTCCCCGATGACAAAACCTACGCTGCATATAAGGCAGCTGGTGGTACACTCAGCCTTGGCGACTGGCGGCGGGACAATGTTAACAGAATGGTACAGCGCCTCTGGCTGGGAATTAAAGCAACCAAACCCGACGTTAAATTTGGTATTAGCCCCTTTGGGATTTATCGCCCCGGACAACCCACTGGTATTACTGGGTTGGATGCTTATAACGTGCTGTATGCCGACGCGAAGAAATGGCTAGCAGAAGGCTGGATTGATTATATCGCGCCTCAACTTTATTGGCGCACAGACCAACCACAACAAAGTTATTCGGCGTTGTTAAAGTGGTGGACACAGGTAAACACTAAGCAAAGACACGTTTACGCTGGTAACAATTTGACAGAACCAAGCAACAAGAGTCGGGAGAGTGATGAGATTGAAAAGCAGGTGAAAATTAGTCGTAGCCAAGCTGGACAGTTGTCACTAGGGAATATCTTCTTTAATGTCGGTGTTTTGACGGAAAATAGTCAGGGCATTGCTGATAAATTCCAAAGTCTGCTTTATAACAAACCTGCGTTACCTCCAACTTTGTCTTGGGAGGATACAACACCCCCCCCTCCACCCATTGAACTACAAGTCAATAACCGCAAACTGAGTTGGCAGCCTGGTGATAATCAACCAGTTCGTTCCTGGACACTTTATCGACAAACTGGCGATACTTGGACAATTCAGCGAATTTTGTCTGCTGGCACAACCTTCGCTACCGTCCAACAAGCGGGAACCTATGCCGTATGTGCGGTGGATAGATTGGCGAATGAGAGTGTGGGAACAGTGATTACAGTTAGTTGA
- a CDS encoding alpha/beta hydrolase, producing the protein MQISQLFDQLNSKKFTKLLTQTVALGLGAIVLFSSANANAAEQVVLKYGTFQGQISVQELTQFTETGKTTPTLRAYLQAAQQDPALARKALKAPIKADAAFLNSLLSSWAGPVLVSQIGEVVHPPGGQLNQEALRSALSASIQQKGEVTLLGAIQNYPNTSVELEGDRLIGVYERLSNLAELL; encoded by the coding sequence ATGCAGATTTCTCAACTTTTCGACCAATTAAACAGTAAAAAATTCACTAAGTTACTCACTCAAACAGTAGCTTTAGGCTTGGGTGCTATTGTTCTCTTCTCAAGTGCTAATGCTAATGCTGCCGAGCAAGTTGTTTTAAAGTATGGTACTTTTCAGGGGCAAATATCTGTTCAAGAATTAACTCAGTTTACAGAAACTGGCAAAACTACCCCGACGTTAAGGGCTTATTTACAGGCGGCGCAACAAGATCCCGCACTAGCTCGTAAGGCATTGAAAGCCCCAATAAAAGCCGATGCTGCCTTTTTAAATAGCTTATTGTCTAGCTGGGCAGGACCAGTTTTGGTTAGCCAAATTGGTGAGGTAGTTCACCCTCCCGGAGGACAACTAAATCAGGAGGCGCTGCGAAGTGCTTTAAGTGCATCTATTCAACAAAAAGGTGAAGTTACACTGCTTGGAGCCATTCAGAATTATCCAAATACTTCTGTTGAACTTGAAGGCGATCGACTCATTGGTGTTTATGAACGCCTAAGCAATCTTGCAGAACTTTTATGA
- a CDS encoding tyrosinase family protein has translation MTLSSRPAQPGGGQVVFYASRSQPSKENLDLTLPADGSWVSFEIGGKFGFPSVNDQDCLLVVNGIGDEITLPVMVRVRKNANNLTVGERDRFLEALFQLNLSGTGIYQNFRDIHVGPSDPEAHRGPQFLPWHRAFLLDIERELQSIDPSVSLPYWRFDEPAPRIFQSDFMGATQQVAQNGSASLAVFNSTNPLAAWVTDGVPGIRRSAVFDTATSPAPGPRGFPVLSQAQTLALGDLYADFDNMEDSPHGAAHVSFRGSISSVPLAVKDPLFFLLHANVDRLWALWQWLNERTNPQELETYTPENRDGRRLTDTMWPWNGVVTPPRPNFAPGGQLPGSPVTSSPGTMPMVQDMIDFQGYETPTARLGYGYDDIPYEFS, from the coding sequence GTGACGTTGAGCAGTCGCCCTGCACAGCCCGGTGGTGGTCAAGTGGTTTTCTATGCATCTCGAAGTCAACCGTCGAAAGAGAATCTGGATCTCACGCTGCCAGCTGATGGTTCATGGGTTTCTTTCGAGATTGGCGGTAAGTTTGGTTTTCCAAGTGTCAACGATCAAGACTGCTTGCTTGTTGTGAATGGGATAGGGGATGAAATCACATTGCCTGTAATGGTACGTGTTCGCAAAAATGCGAACAACCTCACTGTAGGCGAGCGCGATCGCTTCCTAGAGGCTCTCTTCCAACTCAACCTTTCAGGAACGGGTATCTATCAAAACTTCCGGGATATCCACGTTGGTCCCTCTGATCCAGAGGCTCACCGAGGACCACAGTTTTTACCCTGGCATCGGGCTTTTCTGCTGGATATTGAGCGCGAGCTTCAGTCCATAGATCCTTCAGTTTCCTTGCCCTACTGGCGCTTCGATGAGCCAGCACCACGGATCTTCCAGTCCGACTTTATGGGGGCAACGCAACAAGTTGCTCAGAATGGTTCTGCCAGCTTGGCTGTATTCAACAGCACGAATCCGCTCGCCGCATGGGTAACTGATGGCGTGCCTGGGATTCGGCGCAGTGCGGTTTTTGATACTGCAACCAGCCCTGCTCCTGGGCCAAGAGGATTCCCTGTACTATCCCAAGCGCAAACCCTGGCGCTAGGCGATTTGTATGCAGACTTTGACAACATGGAGGATTCGCCACATGGTGCCGCACATGTGTCATTCAGAGGTTCTATCTCCTCGGTTCCTCTTGCAGTTAAGGATCCTCTTTTTTTCCTACTTCATGCCAATGTTGACCGTTTATGGGCGCTTTGGCAGTGGCTGAACGAACGCACAAACCCTCAGGAGTTAGAGACTTATACCCCAGAGAACAGAGATGGACGCCGCCTGACTGACACAATGTGGCCGTGGAACGGTGTTGTTACCCCACCCCGTCCCAACTTCGCTCCAGGAGGTCAGCTTCCGGGTTCGCCAGTTACATCATCGCCAGGCACAATGCCAATGGTGCAAGATATGATTGATTTCCAAGGCTACGAAACACCTACTGCGAGACTTGGCTATGGCTACGATGATATTCCCTATGAATTCAGCTGA
- a CDS encoding SCO family protein — translation MAAAALRKRPEPSSQFVEPLLEAILYIRHRDDLIRLDTYGGYGDNGEATTALREILRTIAWLGSCGRKALPRLRQLAGEVNSENLRSDLNNAIEALEAYPSAGTEEELDHGSTITRLFQPLPSKLTQLRLQDQSGCTFLLPDFFRGQPTVVVFFFTRCGNPAKCPLTISRLGRLQKRLKDMGSRVRTAAITYDPEYDEPRRLIQYARSWGAQVDENHRFLRTLDNHASLREFFELGVSYGGTSVNQHQLEAFVLNAECSIVGAVRRRRLDASEIIAEIAELMA, via the coding sequence GTGGCAGCCGCCGCTCTTCGCAAACGTCCAGAACCCTCCTCCCAATTTGTAGAACCGCTACTTGAGGCCATCCTCTACATCCGCCATCGTGATGATCTGATTCGTCTTGATACGTATGGTGGCTACGGAGACAACGGAGAAGCGACTACCGCCCTAAGAGAGATTTTGCGAACAATCGCGTGGCTCGGCAGTTGTGGGCGCAAAGCTCTGCCGCGACTGCGGCAGCTAGCTGGTGAAGTCAACAGTGAAAACTTACGTTCAGACTTGAACAACGCTATTGAGGCGCTGGAAGCTTATCCCTCGGCAGGGACGGAAGAAGAGCTAGACCATGGATCAACAATTACACGGCTATTTCAACCACTCCCCAGCAAGCTAACCCAACTTCGTTTGCAGGATCAATCCGGTTGCACATTTCTACTACCGGATTTCTTTCGGGGTCAGCCAACAGTCGTGGTCTTTTTCTTTACACGATGCGGTAATCCTGCAAAGTGTCCACTCACTATATCCAGGCTTGGTCGCCTGCAGAAGCGACTTAAAGACATGGGGAGCCGGGTTCGTACTGCCGCTATTACCTATGACCCCGAGTATGACGAGCCGAGGCGACTCATACAATACGCTCGCAGTTGGGGCGCTCAAGTCGATGAAAACCACCGCTTCCTAAGAACTCTAGACAACCATGCCTCTCTACGGGAGTTCTTTGAACTTGGGGTGAGTTATGGCGGAACCAGTGTAAATCAGCATCAACTAGAAGCCTTTGTACTCAATGCCGAATGCAGCATAGTTGGTGCAGTGAGGAGAAGGCGATTGGATGCCTCAGAGATCATTGCTGAGATAGCAGAACTAATGGCTTGA
- a CDS encoding YfgM family protein: MAIDRAKNEPWNAESYEGRGDLYSQLGDKQRAVDDYKTAVELYLKQKSKSGNLQAEIVIKKSNRLLQPKN; the protein is encoded by the coding sequence ATTGCAATTGATCGTGCTAAAAATGAACCTTGGAATGCAGAATCTTATGAGGGTAGAGGTGATCTTTATTCACAATTAGGAGATAAACAGAGGGCAGTTGACGATTATAAAACAGCTGTAGAACTTTATTTGAAACAAAAATCAAAATCAGGTAATTTGCAAGCTGAAATTGTCATAAAAAAATCTAACAGATTATTGCAACCTAAAAATTAA
- a CDS encoding HdeD family acid-resistance protein, with translation MTSDVSRNINKDVNASLISGVILSILGVIAIAAPNFTTLFAETWIAVILIFAGFTKLVYATQTRHQGGFIWKLLLSGLYIATGIMLFVYPFTGILTLTLLLGSFLLAEGTFELILAFKLRPQDNWTWILGDGIITLVLGAMIWFQWPFNAPWLLGTLVGVSVIFTGISRVMLSLNARSTLNPTNEAANPT, from the coding sequence ATGACAAGCGATGTTTCTAGAAACATTAACAAGGATGTTAATGCATCACTGATAAGTGGTGTTATTTTGAGTATTTTAGGGGTTATTGCGATCGCAGCGCCTAATTTCACCACCTTATTCGCCGAAACTTGGATTGCGGTGATTTTGATTTTCGCCGGATTTACAAAACTAGTTTATGCCACTCAAACCCGCCACCAAGGAGGTTTTATTTGGAAACTTCTATTGAGCGGACTCTATATTGCAACGGGTATAATGCTGTTTGTTTATCCTTTTACGGGTATTCTCACACTAACTTTGTTGCTTGGCAGCTTTTTACTGGCTGAAGGTACATTCGAGTTAATTCTGGCATTTAAGTTACGTCCCCAAGATAACTGGACGTGGATACTAGGTGATGGGATTATTACATTGGTCTTAGGCGCAATGATTTGGTTCCAGTGGCCCTTCAATGCGCCCTGGCTTCTTGGCACACTAGTTGGTGTCAGCGTTATTTTCACTGGCATTTCACGCGTAATGCTGTCATTGAATGCGCGTTCTACCTTGAATCCTACTAATGAAGCTGCAAATCCTACTTAG